The DNA sequence ATTGCGATCCACACCAAGAGCACGAGCTAGCAGCCAAACACATTTTGCGCTATCTCTCGAAGACGATCGACCTGAAGCTGCGTTATCAGAAGACTGGGCAGCGCCTGCATGCGTATGTCGATGCAGACTGGGCGAACAGCATCCTAGACCGGAAGTCGTACACTGGATACGGTTTCTTCTACGGAGGATCGGTGATTTCCTGGGAATCACGCAAGCAAACTGTCGTCGCTTTAAGCAGCACCGGAGCCGAGTACGTAGCGTTGTCGTCAGCCGCCAAAGAAGCTATGTACCTGAGCCGTCTCCTGAAGGAAGTTGGGTGCCATCCGGCATCTGATCCTGTTCACATATACGGTGACAATCTAAGTGCACAGCAAATTGCTACCAATCCCGTGCACCACAAGCGAACCAAACACATCGACATTAGATATCACCACGTCAGAGAAGTAATTGAAAGCAATGAAATTTGTATTAGTTATGTTCCAAGTGAAAACGTGGCTgatatttttaccaaaaatgtACAGAAAATTAAACATGATAAATTTGTGGAAATGCTCGgtttaaaactgtaaacaataTTGTAAAGAAACATTCAACTTGAGAAGAAGTGTTAAAGTATGCAAGCTGAACGTTTCATATTCGAT is a window from the Drosophila kikkawai strain 14028-0561.14 unplaced genomic scaffold, DkikHiC1v2 scaffold_221, whole genome shotgun sequence genome containing:
- the LOC138929483 gene encoding uncharacterized protein — encoded protein: MHSVCKLAQRNCDPHQEHELAAKHILRYLSKTIDLKLRYQKTGQRLHAYVDADWANSILDRKSYTGYGFFYGGSVISWESRKQTVVALSSTGAEYVALSSAAKEAMYLSRLLKEVGCHPASDPVHIYGDNLSAQQIATNPVHHKRTKHIDIRYHHVRE